The sequence TACTTCATCTTCAAATAGGTAATTTCCATTTTCTATTACTAGAGGATGTCCGTTGTGTTCAACATCGGATACATGTCCAAGGCTTATATGAAGAAGGGGTGCAATATTCAACAAACTTTCCAGTGATGGATTATATTTCATTAATTCCATAGCTTTATTGCTTCCTAGTTCTTTACCAAAACGCAATAAAAACGCCTTTGCTTTTTTTGACCCCATATTTTCATAGATTCCTTTACGTAATAGACCAAAAGCTTGTGATGTAATAATTAAATCAGAAGGAGTAACTTTATATATATCTTTTAGTTTATTCATACTCTATCAGCCTCCTTTGAAAACGCTTCCTTACAATTAGCTATTTTAAAGGATATAAAGGCTAATTGCAATATAAAGTATTGTAAAATTCGGAAAATTCAATATATTATTACCTTAAAAATGTCTACGGTTTTCAATATTATAGAATTAGAAACAATAAAAGGAGGTTTTTACATGGCAAAATATTCAACAAAGAAAGTAAACACTGGGAAGTTTAATAGTTTTTATTGTGAGGGAGGGGAAACGAATAAGGATACAATCATCTTTTTACATGGATCAGGTCCAGGTGCCAATGCTGAGTCAAATTGGAGTAAAACACTTGATAAACTTAGTGACAGGTTTCATGTCATAGCCCCGGATATGATTGGCTTCGGAAATACAGATTTACCTGAAAATTGTGATATGACTTTTTGGCAATGGACAACCGCACGTGTTCAGCAAATCTTAGAAATTATGGACTATAATCATATCGAAAAAGCCCACTTAGTAGGGAATTCCATGGGTGGAGTTGTTTCATTAAATGCAGTAATGTACGATTCTAGCCGATTTGAAAAAATTGTTTTAATGGGAAGTGGCGGGTCAGTTCCAAAAGGAAATGCAGGGCCACCACCCGAAATTATTCGAATGAAAGATTTCTTTAAGGATCCGACAATTCAAGCGTTCCGTAATCTAGTTTCGTGGTTTTTATATGATGAATCCGTTCTTGGAGATGAGCTAGAAAATATTATCCAAACAAGGTATGAATTTATTATGAGGCCTGAAATACGTGAGCTATATCCAAAACTATTTAACTTTACACCATATGAAATCGCTATTCCTCCAAGTGCGCTAAGACGTATTCAGCAGCCAGTCTTATTAATTCATGGATATGAGGATCAATTTGTTCCAAAAGAAGGCAGTTTGGCTTTAATGGAGCACATTCCTAATGCTGAATTAGTTCTATTAAAGCAATGCGGACATTGGGCGCAAATAGAGAAAAATGAACGATTTATTGAATTAATAGATCAGTTTTTTTTAGTAAAAGAAGCTGTACAAACTAGCAATTAAATGATGAAAGATGTAAATAGATCTATTGGCTATTAGCACACACATCTTCGCTTTTTGAAGATCCACTTTTAGGACATGGACAATATTTATTTATCGTTTTTGAAAAAGGTTTCTTTGCTTGCGAAATTAGAAAAACATAAACAGAAGTTAATTATCCTTCATCGTCTTAAAAAAGAGAGGCTTTTAATGGGCTAACAAAAGAAAGGATGATGATCATGGCGATTAAAGAATTAGGTTATTTAGGTTTTTCAGTAAAAGACGTTCCTGCATGGAGTAATCTATTAACGAATGGATTGGGATTGCAAGAAGTCGAAAGCAACCGTGAAACCGCCCTATTTCGTTTAGACTCAAGAGCCTGGAGAATTGCAGTTGACTATGGGGAAGAGGATGATCTCTCCTATGCAGGCTTTGAAGTAGCGAATGCTCAGAGTTTTGAACAAATGACGGAGAAGTTGATTCATGCAGGAATTGAAGTAAAGTCAGGGGACATTGAACTAGCGAAACGACGTGGAGTGCTTGATATCATTTCGCTTACAGATCCATTTGGCTTACCGCTTGAAATTTACTACGGTGCAACCGAAGCTTTCAATAAACCATTTGTATCCCCAACAGGAGTTTCAGGTTTCCTTACTAACGAACAAGGATTAGGACATATCGTGCGCAATGTTCCTGATGTACAGAAGGCAATGACATTCTATACAGATCTACTAGGGTTTAAACTATCAGATATTATCGAAATGAGACTGGGACCTGAAATGGTGATCCCGCTTTATTTCTTTCACTGTAACGGTCGACATCATTCACTTGCTCTAGCAAGTTTGCCGATACCTAAGAAGATTCAGCATTTCATGTTCGAAGTGAAATCCCTTGACGATGTAGGACGTGCCTACGATCGACTTGCAGATGATATTACGCTTTCACTTGGAAAACATAGCAATGATCATATGATCTCTTTTTATGCAATGACACCATCTGGAATTGAAGTCGAATATGGTTGGGATGGCAGAACTGTTGATGCTAACTGGAGTGTAGTAAGACATGATACCACCAGCGCATGGGGCCATAAACCCGTTAAACAACCCTTAAACGCTTAACCTCAAAAAGTGATATATTCAAAAACATATTAACTTCCATCAGTTGGGTGAGGAAACCTCAACTGATGGAAGTTTTACTATTCAATGACTCTCTCTAATAATAGACCTATATCTTAGTTATTAAGATTAGCTCTACAAGGTAAGTGGAGTCAGTGAGTGTTTCATTTTAATTATAAGCAGGCATTGTTAACGGCAAAGTTAGCCTCGAAGGAAGATGGAAATTATTTGGGGGTCTACCGCAACTATGCGCCCATGCAAATGTTTCTTGCGTTGGCAGAAACGGATTCACCAGAGGCATATATTCATCCTGTTCTTGATCAGATACGTCAATATGACCATCTTCATAAAACGGAATACTACAAAACGTTACGACTATTTTGCCTGACGATGCAAAATAAAGACTCTACATCTATACAGCTAGCGATCCATCGTAACACTCTTCTTTATCGATTGAACCGAATGAGGGATTTATTTAATGTAACGTATGAAGACGAACAAACGGCCCTTCATTTACTAGTTAGTTTCCTTTTAATAGATATAATGGAGAGGTTTAGCTAGTTCCAGTCTATTTATATAGATGATCAATGGTCGATACGACGCGGAGACGGTTCTCGCGTTGCATTTTTGTATTTAAGATAGGGATCATGACAGACCGTCTCTGGATTACGAGTTAAGTTGGGATTTGTAGAATCTTAAAAGTGATTTGTCAGCGTAGTTTTTTTTTTTGTCTGGTCACTACCAGAATGGACCCAAAGTTTATTGAAGTTTGTAGACCCCTTGAATGTGTAAGAAAGTCGCCATAGAAATGGTTATAGTTTGTCCCCATACAGGGAGGGACATAGGACAGTGAACTGCACCCCCAATTGTTAGACACAACTAACAATTGGGGGTGCAGTTATTATGGCGTAGAAGTGCGGGGAAGGTTCTAATGATGAAGACCATAAAAGCTGTTCTCTTCACTAGGAGTTCTGGTTCCATAAATGGTGTGAAAATGAAACGCGAGAACCGTCCCCAATGTTTCATGTTCATTCATTAATCGAATAGTATATAAGGAAGATGATGTTTTTTTGGGGGGGATTAGTGGTGCCAATTGCTTGGAATGAGGAGAGCGGAACTCTCCATTTATACAATAATCGAATGAGTTATCTTATTCAATTGGTTCATGGCAAGTATCCTGCCCATTTATACTGGGGAAAACGGGTTCAGACACTGCAGCCTTCTTCCATCTTACAATTTAAAGGGAGAGCATTTTCACCATCAACTGAACCAGGGGATCCAGCATTTTCTTTAAACACACTGCCACAGGAATATCCAGCGTTTGGAAATGGGGATTTCCGGTCTCCTGCCTATCAACTTCGCTCTAAAGATGGGTCGACTGTTACGGAGTTTGTCTATGATTCCCATGAAATTATGAAGGGAAAGCCCCTTTTGAAGGGCCTGCCTGCTTCCTATGTTGAAGCTGATTCAGAAGCGGAAACACTAGTGATTACCATGGTCGATTCCATGCTGGGCATGGGGATGAATCTCTTTTATACGATTTACCATGATCTAGATGTTATTGCAAGATCCGTTTCCTTTGAAAACAGGGGCAGCCAAAATGTTGTGTTAGAAAAATGTATGAGCATGTCCGTTGATTTTCATCATTCTAATTGGGATTGGCTTCACCTTCATGGAACTTGGGCACGTGAGCGTCATATCGAACGGAAACCTTTACACCATGGGACTCAGTCGATCTCCTCCTCAAGGGGAGCAAGCAGCCATCAACAGAACCCTTTTCTAGCTCTCCTTTCTCAACATGCAAACGAAGAGGATGGGGAGGTTTACGGGTTTAGCTTGGTTTACAGCGGAAATTTCCAAGCAGATATAGAGGTAAATTCTTTTCAAACAACAAGAATCTCCATGGGAATCAATCCATTTAATTTTAGCTGGCTACTAAAGCCGGGAGAACAATTTCAGACACCAGAGACGTTAATGGTCTATTCTTCAGATGGACTTGGCGGAATGTCGAGAACCTACCATAAACTATTGAGGGAAAGGATCTGCCGAGGGGTTTATCGTGACAAAGCACGTCCCATTCTTATTAATAACTGGGAGGCAACCCGTTTTCATTTTAATGAAAAAAAATTAAAGGAAATCGCCGATGCTGGAAAAGATCTTGGGATTGAACTATTTGTACTGGATGACGGCTGGTTTGGGCATCGTGAAAATGATAAAAGTTCTCTTGGTGATTGGTTTGTTAATAAGAAAAAACTCCCAAACGGTCTTGATGGATTGGCAGATTATGTAAGAAAAAAAGGCATGCAGTTTGGATTATGGGTTGAGCCGGAAATGGTTTCGCCTGACAGTGATTTATATAGGAAGCATCCAGATTGGTGTATCCATGTACCTGGTCGGAGCCGAACGCTATCAAGAAATCAGTTAATTCTTGATCTAAGCAGGGAAGAGGTATGTGATTATATCATTGGAATCCTCACTGAGCTTTTTAAAAGTACTACGATCTCCTATGTGAAGTGGGATATGAACCGAAATATGACCGAAGTGGGATCTGCCGCACTTCCCCCTGAAAGGCAAAAGGAAACCGCACACCGCTATATGCTTGGTTTGTATCGAATTTTAGAAACGTTGACAGGAAGATTTCCACAAATTTTATTTGAAAGCTGTTCAGGAGGAGGAGGGCGCTTTGACCCTGGCATGCTTTATTACATGCCGCAAACTTGGACGAGTGATAATACAGATGCGGTCGAAAGGTTGAAAATCCAATATGGAACGAGCATCGTTTATCCTGCGATAACGATGGGGGCTCATGTTTCTGATGTTCCAAATCATCAGGTGGGAAGAACAACACCTCTTTTGATGAGATGTCATGTTGCAATGGCCGCAAATTTGGGATTTGAATTGAATATAGATAAACTAAGTACCGATGATAAAAAAGTGGTAAAGGAGCAAATTCATCTCTATCATCGGATAAAGGAACTGGTTTTCTTTGGGAACCTTTATAGGCTGTTAAGTCCTTTTGATGGAATGGATGCGGCTTGGATGTATGTGGCACAGAATCAGGAAAGAGCGGTTGTTTTTTATTTTAAAACCTTAGCCACTCCCAACCCGCCATTTCTCCGTCTTAAACTACAAGGACTAAATCCTTTGGAGAGGTACAGAATTAACGATGGCAAGTTAGAATACTTCGGTGACGAACTCATGAAAATGGGGTTAAATCTTCCACTGATCAAAAAGGATTTTTTTTCTTTTATTTTTTTGATTGAAGCTAAATCCCGTGCCTGTCACCACCCGAAAGAAGGAGTGCCGGGGAGATAAAAATAAAAAAGACCATAAAAATTGGTCTCTTCACTAGTTGTTTTCATATTTAGAGTTTTGATTTCAATAAATAATGTGAAAATGAAACGCGAACCGTCCCCAATGTTTCCTTAACGAATGGTGCATGACCGAATTTCAGTCATGCTCATTTGCCATTTAAAGGGAAAGGTTTTTAGTAAAAATAGTGATGCTGAAAATGAACAAAGAGGGCACTTATCCAGCGTAAGATTGAGAGTGCAGATGAGCATTCATCGGATTTTTTAAATGAATCCATTGTTTCATTACTTGTTCTTTTGCGATTTTATATACTTCCTCTTCTGATTGATTTTTGTTAGCTATGACATTGGTTTGATAAATTTTATCTTGTAACGATACGTAAATTGTATATTGAACCATATTGATTCCTCTCCTTTTTTTAAGATGTTTTATTAATTTAATGATATAGGACGCATTTTGTGTGCTGATGGATTTTATGTAAAGGTTTAATAAAGTTCCTCTCCTTCTGTAAAGGAACTTTTCCCTATGCCTCTACTTTTTGAAATTCGCTGCCTTTCACCACCCGAAGTGATCCAAAGTTTGTTGAAATATGTAGATCTCTGGAACCTGTGAGAAAGTTGCTTTATGATACAAGTTCTAATTCCCGTAAATGATTTGAAGATGAAACGAGAGAACCGTCTCCCAATGTATCTACCCATTGTTTCTAGTTCTTAAACTACTGAATTTCTAAATAAGCATTTTAGAAAGTTTGTACTTCCTCAGGCACAATTTAGTATAGACACCGTTTTTTTCTTGCCGCTATCCGTTTATTTTAATTTTGTTCTAGATTGTGACTGCTTTGGGAATAGTTTTCTTGAAGGTGTTAGGTTTATCTTTTTTCTCTCCTATTTCCGCACTAGCCACCGTTTCAGGAGGAAATAATCCAATAGCACCTGTGACACCGAAAACAGCATCAGCACCTCCGATTTCTGCGAGACATACCAGTTGTCTCCTAAAACATAAACAAACCCCCTCTTATAAGGCTACTTTTTTAACTTTGACGCCATAGTACCTTTTCTTCTCCTTTTATTAGGTTTTTGGATTTTTATGTTAAATAGTATTCAAAAGGATCATGAAAAATAATAAAGACGTCATTAGTAGTTCAAGACAATCAAATGGATATAATTTTAATATTCATTAAATTAAAAATATAATAATAATAGTTTAAGTGATTAATCTATTTTTTTTCAATATTTAATCAACTAAAAACAGAGAAAGGCATTAATTATGCCAAGTAAAACTTTTTGTACAAAATCATTTCAAGGAAATAAAGTAATTATAAAGAGGTACAGGTTTGTCCATTCTTCTTCAGGCACAACACAATGTAGTAATAGACATCTTTTTCTCACTAAGATGTTCCTCTAACCCCGCAACAACAAAAAAGCTACGTTCTTCCTGCGCTTCCCTTGTTTCTACGAAAAATTAGTTGTAATTTTGCAAATTGGCTTCACAATTATGCGAATATTATTACTTTTGCAACATTAAGCGATCATTCGATCCCTTAATTACAAAGAATTAATGTTGGCATGATTCTTGCAAATATATTAAGTGAGAGGGAGAGTGATTCGTTTACTATACTCCCTTAGTCAATTTTAATTTAAATAGACAGTATAAAAAGAAAAAAGGAGAGACGAAAATGAACATCTACGTAATTATGAAACGTACATTTGATACGGAAGAAAAGATTGTGATTGAAAATGGAAACATCAAAAGCGATGGTGCGGAGTTTATTATTAATCCTTATGACGAGTACGCCATCGAGGAAGCGATATCTTTAAAGGAGAAGCACGGCGGCGAAGTAACAATCGTAACCTTTGGAGACGAAGAAGCGGAAAAAGAGCTTCGTACCGCTCTTGCCATGGGGGCTGATCAAGCGGCATTGATTGATGCTGAGGATCTTGAAGAAGCCGATCAATATACAACCGCTACGATTCTAGCAACCTATTTAAAAGATAAAAATCCAGATATTATTCTAGCAGGTAACGTAGCGGTTGACGGGGGTTCAGGTCAAGTAGGACCACGTGTAGCTGAGATTTTAGGGATTCCTCAAGTGACCGCAATTACGAGCCTAACGATTGAAGATGGAAAAGCGTCGATGGTTCATGATGTGGAAGGAGACGAAGAAACGATTGAAGTGCCCCTTCCAGTTCTAGTAACGACTCAACAAGGGTTGAATGAACCGCGTTATCCATCGTTGCCAGGGATCATGAAAGCGAAGAAAAAACCACTAACAACCCTTGAATTAGACGACTTAGATTTAGAAGAAGAGGATGTAGAAGCCAAAACCGAAAAGGTTGCCATCTTCCTGCCAGCTAAGAAACAACAAGGAAAAGTACTGCAGGGGGAAGTAAACCAACAAGTCCAAGAGCTTGTGTCTTTATTAAAATCAGAAGCAAAAGTCATTTAAGGGAGGAGACTTAATATGGGGAAAAAAGTATTGGTTTTAGGTGATATTCGAGATGGAGCTGTAAGAAATGTCTCATTTGAAGCGATTGCCGCTGCGAAATTAATTGCAGATGGTGAAGAGGTGGTGGCAGCTTTATTTGGAGAATCAATCGGTGAAGAAACCGCAAGCCTTTTCCACTATGGTGCAGATCGTGTGGTGAAGGTAGAACATCCAGATTTGAAAGGGTATACGACGGATGCTTACCAACAAGCGTTACTCCAAGTCATTGAAACTGAAAAGCCAGAGGGGTTAATTATGGGACATACCGCTCAAGGGAAAGATTTATCTCCAAGAATTGCGACAAAATTAAATGCCGGACTCGTTTCCGATGCTGTCGATATAGAAATTGAAGCTGGAGAAGCGAATTTCACCCGGCCGATTTATTCAGGAAAGGCGTTTGAAAAAGTTAAAATCAAGGATGGCCTGATTATGGTTACCATCCGTCCTAACAACATTCCAGCACTTGAAAAAGATGAAACACGTTCAGGTGAGGTAAGCAAGATCGCAGTGGAGATTAGAGATCTTCGTACAACGATTAAAGATATTGTCAAAAAAGCAACAGGTGGGATTGATTTATCTGAAGCGAAAATTATAGTTTCAGGTGGCCGCGGGATGAAGGATGCGGAGAATTTTCAACTATTAGAAGATCTAGCCAATGTGTTAGGAGCGGCAGTGGGTGCGTCACGTGGGGCTTGTGATGCCGGATATTGCGACTATTCATTACAAATTGGCCAAACTGGAAAAGTTGTGACTCCAGACTTATATATTGCCGTTGGGATTTCTGGGGCAATTCAACATCTAGCAGGGATGTCGAATTCAAAAGTGATTGTGGCAATTAATAAGGATCCGGAAGCACCGATCTTTGATGTCGCTGATTATGGAATTGTGGGCGATTTATTTGAAGTAGTTCCTTTGTTGATTGAAGAAATGAAAGCTGTAGCAGTTGGTTGAGTTAGGTAGTTGAATCAATAGATTTTAAAAGTATCAGTTGATGAGGTTTAGCTATCAGCGGATACCTCGGATATTTTAAAGGTATTTATCGAGCAAGTGCAGGGATTATACCCAGGTGCAAATTTGACAGGCGAATTTGATGATCAATAAAAAAATTGGAGGAATTTTTGATGATGAATTTTGAATTAACTGAAGAACAACAAAGTGTACAAAAAATGGTGAGAAAGTTCGTGGATAAGGAAATTATCCCGTACATTCAGGAATGGGATCGCAAAGGGGAATTTCAACCTTCTATTTTGAAAAGATTAGCAGACTTACAGTTAATGGGGGTTTGTATCCCAGAGGA is a genomic window of Niallia sp. XMNu-256 containing:
- a CDS encoding electron transfer flavoprotein subunit beta/FixA family protein, with the protein product MNIYVIMKRTFDTEEKIVIENGNIKSDGAEFIINPYDEYAIEEAISLKEKHGGEVTIVTFGDEEAEKELRTALAMGADQAALIDAEDLEEADQYTTATILATYLKDKNPDIILAGNVAVDGGSGQVGPRVAEILGIPQVTAITSLTIEDGKASMVHDVEGDEETIEVPLPVLVTTQQGLNEPRYPSLPGIMKAKKKPLTTLELDDLDLEEEDVEAKTEKVAIFLPAKKQQGKVLQGEVNQQVQELVSLLKSEAKVI
- a CDS encoding electron transfer flavoprotein subunit alpha/FixB family protein — protein: MGKKVLVLGDIRDGAVRNVSFEAIAAAKLIADGEEVVAALFGESIGEETASLFHYGADRVVKVEHPDLKGYTTDAYQQALLQVIETEKPEGLIMGHTAQGKDLSPRIATKLNAGLVSDAVDIEIEAGEANFTRPIYSGKAFEKVKIKDGLIMVTIRPNNIPALEKDETRSGEVSKIAVEIRDLRTTIKDIVKKATGGIDLSEAKIIVSGGRGMKDAENFQLLEDLANVLGAAVGASRGACDAGYCDYSLQIGQTGKVVTPDLYIAVGISGAIQHLAGMSNSKVIVAINKDPEAPIFDVADYGIVGDLFEVVPLLIEEMKAVAVG
- a CDS encoding BA3454 family stress response protein; the protein is MVQYTIYVSLQDKIYQTNVIANKNQSEEEVYKIAKEQVMKQWIHLKNPMNAHLHSQSYAG
- the bphC gene encoding biphenyl-2,3-diol 1,2-dioxygenase, whose product is MAIKELGYLGFSVKDVPAWSNLLTNGLGLQEVESNRETALFRLDSRAWRIAVDYGEEDDLSYAGFEVANAQSFEQMTEKLIHAGIEVKSGDIELAKRRGVLDIISLTDPFGLPLEIYYGATEAFNKPFVSPTGVSGFLTNEQGLGHIVRNVPDVQKAMTFYTDLLGFKLSDIIEMRLGPEMVIPLYFFHCNGRHHSLALASLPIPKKIQHFMFEVKSLDDVGRAYDRLADDITLSLGKHSNDHMISFYAMTPSGIEVEYGWDGRTVDANWSVVRHDTTSAWGHKPVKQPLNA
- a CDS encoding alpha-galactosidase, which codes for MPIAWNEESGTLHLYNNRMSYLIQLVHGKYPAHLYWGKRVQTLQPSSILQFKGRAFSPSTEPGDPAFSLNTLPQEYPAFGNGDFRSPAYQLRSKDGSTVTEFVYDSHEIMKGKPLLKGLPASYVEADSEAETLVITMVDSMLGMGMNLFYTIYHDLDVIARSVSFENRGSQNVVLEKCMSMSVDFHHSNWDWLHLHGTWARERHIERKPLHHGTQSISSSRGASSHQQNPFLALLSQHANEEDGEVYGFSLVYSGNFQADIEVNSFQTTRISMGINPFNFSWLLKPGEQFQTPETLMVYSSDGLGGMSRTYHKLLRERICRGVYRDKARPILINNWEATRFHFNEKKLKEIADAGKDLGIELFVLDDGWFGHRENDKSSLGDWFVNKKKLPNGLDGLADYVRKKGMQFGLWVEPEMVSPDSDLYRKHPDWCIHVPGRSRTLSRNQLILDLSREEVCDYIIGILTELFKSTTISYVKWDMNRNMTEVGSAALPPERQKETAHRYMLGLYRILETLTGRFPQILFESCSGGGGRFDPGMLYYMPQTWTSDNTDAVERLKIQYGTSIVYPAITMGAHVSDVPNHQVGRTTPLLMRCHVAMAANLGFELNIDKLSTDDKKVVKEQIHLYHRIKELVFFGNLYRLLSPFDGMDAAWMYVAQNQERAVVFYFKTLATPNPPFLRLKLQGLNPLERYRINDGKLEYFGDELMKMGLNLPLIKKDFFSFIFLIEAKSRACHHPKEGVPGR
- a CDS encoding helix-turn-helix domain-containing protein, whose product is MFHFNYKQALLTAKLASKEDGNYLGVYRNYAPMQMFLALAETDSPEAYIHPVLDQIRQYDHLHKTEYYKTLRLFCLTMQNKDSTSIQLAIHRNTLLYRLNRMRDLFNVTYEDEQTALHLLVSFLLIDIMERFS
- a CDS encoding alpha/beta hydrolase; this translates as MAKYSTKKVNTGKFNSFYCEGGETNKDTIIFLHGSGPGANAESNWSKTLDKLSDRFHVIAPDMIGFGNTDLPENCDMTFWQWTTARVQQILEIMDYNHIEKAHLVGNSMGGVVSLNAVMYDSSRFEKIVLMGSGGSVPKGNAGPPPEIIRMKDFFKDPTIQAFRNLVSWFLYDESVLGDELENIIQTRYEFIMRPEIRELYPKLFNFTPYEIAIPPSALRRIQQPVLLIHGYEDQFVPKEGSLALMEHIPNAELVLLKQCGHWAQIEKNERFIELIDQFFLVKEAVQTSN